The nucleotide window GGCGGCCGCGAGTCCAACTGAGATCATCACGGAAATGATGCTGGGGCAGGGTCCGGCCGAAGCTGTTATTAGCAACATCGGCGGTCTCCAATCCCTCGAGACTGTCGATGAACCGGAAGTCAAAGAACTGACTGTTGCGCACGCCGGCGGTTTGCTCACCGACGCGGGTCAAACCCCAACGGAAGGTGTTCACCACGTTGGGACTGAGCACAGCCTTGTAACCCAGAGCGAACCCTTTGTTGTTGCTGACTTTCGTCTGGTTGGGAGGCAAGTCAGGGAACTGCGGCCCCCTGGCGAAGAGGTTGTCATCATGCATCGTGCCGCGCCAGTAAATTGTGTGCGCAGCGTTGCGATCAATATTAAAGTCGGCCTTCAGGATCAACGTGCGGAAAAAGTTATCGAAGGGTGCGTTAAAGTTGAAGCCGACGATGTTCAACCTGTCAAACGTGCCTGGCGCATTGGGAACGGGGTACTGCTGAAAGTAAGCCAAAGCGTTCAAGTTGGGGCCTTCGCCAGCCGCGTTGAGCGGGTCGATGGCCGCCAATTCGGCCGGGGTCAGGCCATAGTGGCCCGCCGGGACCGTGTGGCTTCCGCTGATGCCGCTGACCGTGCCGCCCGGGCAAAGGCTCGGGTCTTCACAGGGGTAGATCAAGACGCCATCCCGAAAGGACATCGAGGGCACAGCGCGCAGAGTCGGCGAGGTGAGTTTCTCCTTCAGCTCCTCCCAGTTACCAAAGAGGAAGAGGCGGTCTTTAATCACTGGCCCGCCTAGAGCCAGACCGTAAATGTGGCGACGAAACTTCCCTTTCTCCACACCGTCCCGGTTCAAGAAAAAGTCATTGGCGTTAAATAACTCATTGCGATGGGCCCAATAGGCGAGGCCATGGAGATTATTCGTCCCGCTCTTGGTGACAAGCTGGACCTCGGCGCCGGAAGAACGTCCCAGGTCGGCGTTGTAATTGGTCGTGGTCACGCGGAATTCCTGCAAGGAGGCTTGCGTGGCCCGCAGGACGCTGGTAAAGGCGTAGCCGAACTGTGCATCGTTAACGTCAACACCGTCCAGGGTGATGTTGGTCTGGTCGCTGCGGCTGCCGTTGACGCTGCCCCCCCGACCATCGACGTCGTTCGTTCCGCTATATCCTCCCGGGACCTCTGCTGCCCCCGGAACATAGGTTACGCCGGCCTGCAAGCTCAGCAAACCGCTCGGATCGAGGTTCAGGGATGGGAGGTTCAAGACCTGTGAACCAGAGAATGGATTGCCAATGCTGGCGTCGGTCGTATTGACGCCGGAAACCTCCGCCTCCACCACGACCGTCTCCGCCACGGCCCCCACTTCCAGGTGGATATCCAAGGTCGATGTCAGACCGACAGCGATGGGGACGTGCTCGCGCACGGCTGTCTTGAAGCCTTCTGCCGTGACCTCGATTTTGTAGTTGCCGGGAACCAACTGGCTGAAGACGTAGCCGCCATCGGACGCGGTCGTGGCAGTGCGGGTGACCCCTGTGGCCTCGTGGGTGAGAGTGACCTTGGCGCCGGGAATAACGGCACCGCTCGGGTCAGTTACCGTGCCTGTCAACCCGCTCGTTTGAGACCAAGCGGGTAGGCTGACCAGCAACGCAACGCTCGACAGCATCAATACGCGTAAAAAAGAGGATGCTGACCTCACAATCCACCTCCTTGGAAATCGGTCATTCTGCGTCCTCATCAGACGGGCCAACCCCGTCAAACCGGGACGTGTCAAATCTTTTTGATCGGTAAAATAACCCTTGGACAAACTAATGCACTCCGGCCCACCACGAGAGGTCCCGGCCTACATAGACCCGCCGCGGAAAAAACTCAAGAGCCTTTTTGCCGATAATCGCCGACATACACGCCGCTTACCCGCGGAGCAGAGAAAGAACCGTTGGGCTCCACCACACCTCGCGTGCCACTGCGAGCTTCATTCGGCCCGCCCGCGGTTTTGCCTTACCAACCTTAGTCTCGTTGAAACCTTGCGACGAACTGTACCCTCCCCGCCGATGGAACACAAGGCAAGCCCCAAGCTCGGTAGCCTGGACCGCCCAAAAGTTTCCACATTCCTACGACCGAAGGACTACCAGGGTTCTCGGGTATGCTTTGAGCAATTCCGATGCCGAGGATCAGACCGATTGAAGTATTTGATAAGAAAGCAATTGAACTGGTTGCACAAAGGAAAGTGTCCCATTTATGGAATCTTTATTCGGGAAATTGTATGGACTGAATCGTATCTCTAGCTGTCAATGCAATCTATCTCAACGCCGAGAGGCTTCCTCTTGGATGACTTTGGGCGGCGTGCTCATCCTGGCATTCCATCTCCCCCCGGCGGGCGCCTGGGGATTTTGCGCGATGGGCTTCCGCCGGGTTCGCCACCTTGCTTCCTAAAAGGAAGCAGGACCGCTCCCGATTCCCACGCCTGACCTTGCCGTATCTATCGCAGAACATCGAACTCTGCTGTAAGAAGAAGTTTCCGGGTTCAAGGAAATAAAGACGTACCGTTACTTTGGCATCGAAGGCGCAAAGTAACGTCCGTGCCGGCCTTCGGCGATGCCCGGGTTCGCTTGCCCGCTCAAAAGCCGCGCCAATTGGCCTATTTTCGATCCTCGCTCTTTGCCCTTCACAGCCCTTCGTTGGGCAGGTTTTGGCCCCGATTTTGCTCCGCCCTATCTCTGCCATGCGTGTGTCCCGGCTTGGTTGGTTCAGAAAGTCCCCGCGTGCGCAGGTCAAGGAGTCAGCCATGTGGCGTGATAGCAAAGTTTCTTCGAGCAAGCCAACCCCGCTGCCGATGGAGCCGTATCCACCGCCGCTTGCCCGTCAGCCCGAATCGGGCAGGCAAGAAGGCGGGCTTGCCGCGCCGGTCGGCGTTCCACCGGTGATTGAACCCGGCGCCAAGCGCGGCGAAGGGTCGCACCTTGGGCCTTCGCTCACCCTTCGCGGCGACCTCCTGGCGGCCGAGGATCTCTATTTCGATGGAAAGCTCGAAGGGAGTCTTTCGGTGCCCAACCATTGCGCGGTGATCGGCCCGCGCGCCCAGGTCAAAGCGGACATAGACGCCAAAGAAATTGTCGTTCACGGCAACGTCCAAGGCAATCTGCGCGCCACCGATCGCGTTCAGATTCGGGTCAGCGGTTCGGTCCAGGGCGACATTGCCACCAGCCGGATTCAAATCGAGGATGGCGCCAACTTCCGCGGCCGCATTGAAATCCAACGGCCGGAAGCGGCATCAGCCGCCTCGGCGGAAGCGGCGAAGAGCCGACCGCTCGCCCCGATCCAATCGGGGCTCGCGGTGAAGGCTGGCGGTGAACCGCGTTCTCCCGAGCCCACTCAAAAAGCAGTGAAGTCGGCGAGCGAGTTGTAGCGCGCAGGTCAGGTGAAATGTTTTCTGCGTCACCGGAGGCGGTGGGCTTGCCGCCGGAAAAAATTATTTGCATTTCCGGCTGCCTCGTGCGATACTTTCTCCGCTGTTAAGTTTTTGTAATTGATCTGGGAACAGAATCGGCTACAAAGCTTGGCGCTTTGTAGCTTTTTGTTTT belongs to Candidatus Acidiferrales bacterium and includes:
- a CDS encoding carboxypeptidase-like regulatory domain-containing protein, which produces MRSASSFLRVLMLSSVALLVSLPAWSQTSGLTGTVTDPSGAVIPGAKVTLTHEATGVTRTATTASDGGYVFSQLVPGNYKIEVTAEGFKTAVREHVPIAVGLTSTLDIHLEVGAVAETVVVEAEVSGVNTTDASIGNPFSGSQVLNLPSLNLDPSGLLSLQAGVTYVPGAAEVPGGYSGTNDVDGRGGSVNGSRSDQTNITLDGVDVNDAQFGYAFTSVLRATQASLQEFRVTTTNYNADLGRSSGAEVQLVTKSGTNNLHGLAYWAHRNELFNANDFFLNRDGVEKGKFRRHIYGLALGGPVIKDRLFLFGNWEELKEKLTSPTLRAVPSMSFRDGVLIYPCEDPSLCPGGTVSGISGSHTVPAGHYGLTPAELAAIDPLNAAGEGPNLNALAYFQQYPVPNAPGTFDRLNIVGFNFNAPFDNFFRTLILKADFNIDRNAAHTIYWRGTMHDDNLFARGPQFPDLPPNQTKVSNNKGFALGYKAVLSPNVVNTFRWGLTRVGEQTAGVRNSQFFDFRFIDSLEGLETADVANNSFGRTLPQHHFRDDLSWTRGR
- a CDS encoding polymer-forming cytoskeletal protein; this encodes MWRDSKVSSSKPTPLPMEPYPPPLARQPESGRQEGGLAAPVGVPPVIEPGAKRGEGSHLGPSLTLRGDLLAAEDLYFDGKLEGSLSVPNHCAVIGPRAQVKADIDAKEIVVHGNVQGNLRATDRVQIRVSGSVQGDIATSRIQIEDGANFRGRIEIQRPEAASAASAEAAKSRPLAPIQSGLAVKAGGEPRSPEPTQKAVKSASEL